From Lolium perenne isolate Kyuss_39 chromosome 5, Kyuss_2.0, whole genome shotgun sequence, a single genomic window includes:
- the LOC127299732 gene encoding uncharacterized protein isoform X2 has translation MHRVGSAGNAAGSTRPRKEKRFTYVLNDADNKKHCAGINCLSYLNASASGTSDYLFTGSRDGTLKRWEYQNGDANFSATFESHVDWVNDAILVGENLVSCSSDTTIKVWNCLSDGACTKTLRQHSDYVICLAAAEKNSNIVASGGLGGEVFIWDLDAALAPVTKSVDAKEDEIPNGNSGPALSTLCNVNSSGNIASTNGKPHGYNPIAAKGHKDSVYALAMNDTGTLLVSGGTEKVVRVWDPRTGSKNMKLRGHTDNIRALLIDSTGRYCLSGSSDSMIRLWDLGQQRCVHSYAVHTDSVWALATTPSFGHVYSGGRDQSVYLTDLSTRESVLLCTNEHPILQLSLQDDTIWVATTDSSVYGWPAEGQTPQKVFQKGGSFLAGNLSFSRARASLEGSAPVPVYKEPSFTIPGVPAIVQHEIMNNRRHVLTKDTVGSVKLWEITRGAVIEDFGKVSFEDKKKELFEMVSIPAWFTMDARLGCLSVHLDTPQCFSAEIYAVDLNVTGAQEDLKINLAHETLRGLLVHWSKRRPKPGPHSLSNGDGSIGKDVSLKSSPHPRSEVDDGAENHANNVLPSFEFSTVSPPSIITESSSGGPWRKRITDLDGTEDDLPWWCVDCAENSRFPKENTKCGFYLHAAEGSPAPNITQGKLSAPRILRVLKVANYVVEKLVLEKPLDGSPDSTFGMGLTSGPSQLTTLDSSSRLGLKSWQKLKPSVEILCNNQVLSPEMSLATVRTYIWKKPEDLILNYRVVQYR, from the exons ATGCATCGTGTCGGGAGTGCTGGAAACGCAGCTGGTTCAACTCGACCAAGAAAGGAGAAGCGTTTTACATATGTGCTCAACGATGCTGATAATAAAAAG CATTGTGCTGGGATCAACTGCTTGTCTTACCTGAACGCTTCTGCTTCTGGTACAAGCGATTATCTCTTTACTGGGAGTCGCGATGGTACCTTGAAGAGATGGGAATACCAAAATGGGGACGCAAACTTTTCAGCAACTTTTGAGTCACATGTTGATTGG GTTAATGATGCCATTCTCGTTGGCGAAAATCTTGTTTCATGTTCCTCAGACACCACTATAAAG GTGTGGAATTGCTTATCAGATGGTGCTTGTACCAAGACCCTCCGCCAGCATTCTGATTATGTGATCTGTCTTGCTGCAGCTGAAAAGAAT AGCAATATCGTAGCCTCTGGTGGCCTTGGTGGTGAGGTCTTCATATGGGATCTTGATGCTGCTCTTGCTCCTGTAACCAAATCTGTAGATGCAAAAGAGGACGAGATTCCTAATGGAAATTCTGGACCTGCTTTGTCAACCTTGTGCAATGTAAATTCTAGTGGCAACATTGCTTCCACCAACGGGAAACCACATGGGTACAATCCAATTGCTGCCAAAGGTCACAAGGATTCAGTTTATGCACTTGCTATGAATGATACAGGAACCTTGCTTGTCTCTGGTGGTACTGAAAAG GTTGTTCGTGTTTGGGATCCTAGGACAGGTTCAAAAAACATGAAATTGAGAGGGCACACTGACAATATCAGGGCTTTGCTTATTGATTCCACGGGAAG GTATTGTCTATCAGGCTCATCTGATTCAATGATAAG ACTATGGGATCTAGGACAGCAACGCTGTGTGCATTCTTATGCTGTTCATACTGATTCAGTTTGGGCGCTTGCAACCACCCCTTCATTTGGTCATGTTTATAGCGGTGGCAGAGATCAGTCT GTATACTTGACAGATCTGTCCACACGAGAGAGTGTGTTACTGTGCACAAATGAACACCCAATCCTACAGTTGTCCTTGCAAGATGATACAATATGGGTTGCAACAACTGATTCTTCTGTTTATGGATGGCCAGCTGAAGGGCAGACACCACAAAAAGTTTTTCAAAAGGGTGGCTCGTTCTTAGCTGGGAATTTGTCATTCTCAAGGGCAAGAGCTTCTTTAGAAGGATCAGCACCT GTACCTGTATACAAAGAGCCATCTTTCACTATTCCTGGAGTTCCAGCAATAGTTCAACatgagatcatgaataatagaagGCATGTCCTGACAAAG GATACTGTTGGTTCGGTCAAATTATGGGAGATTACTCGAGGAGCTGTTATTGAAGACTTTGGCAAG GTTTCTTTTGAGGATAAAAAAAAGGAGTTATTTGAGATG GTTAGCATACCTGCGTGGTTTACCATGGACGCTCGATTGGGATGTTTGTCTGTCCACCTGGATACTCCACAATGCTTTTCTGCAGAAATATATGCAGTTGACTTGAATGTTACTGGAGCACAGGAAGATCTTAAG ATTAATTTGGCTCACGAGACTCTTCGTGGTTTGTTAGTTCACTGGAGTAAACGAAGGCCGAAACCTGGCCCACATAGCTTGTCAAATGGTGACGGTTCAATAGGGAAAGATGTATCATTGAAAAGTTCACCCCATCCAAGATCTGAGGTGGATGATGGAGCCGAGAACCATGCAAACAATGTGCTTCCTTCGTTTGAGTTCTCGACGGTTTCACCTCCATCAATTATCACAGAAAGTTCTAGTGGAGGACCTTGGAGAAAGAGAATTACTGATTTGGATGGAACTGAGGACGATCTCCCGTGGTGGTGTGTGGACTGTGCCGAGAACAGTCGGTTTCCAAAAGAGAATACAAA GTGTGGCTTTTATTTGCATGCGGCTGAAGGCTCGCCTGCACCAAACATTACACAAGGGAAACTCAGTGCTCCACGGATACTGCGGGTTCTCAAA GTTGCTAACTATGTGGTTGAGAAGCTCGTCCTCGAGAAACCGTTGGATGGAAGTCCTGACAGCACATTTGGCATGGGTTTGACCTCTGGTCCATCACAACTAACGACCCTAGATAGTTCTTCAAGGCTTGGACTAAAGTCATGGCAAAAACTAAAACCTTCTGTTGAGATATTGTGCAACAACCAG GTCCTGTCGCCTGAGATGAGTTTAGCGACGGTGAGAACATATATTTGGAAGAAGCCAGAGGATCTGATTCTTAATTACAGAGTGGTGCAATATAGATAA
- the LOC127299732 gene encoding uncharacterized protein isoform X1, which produces MHRVGSAGNAAGSTRPRKEKRFTYVLNDADNKKHCAGINCLSYLNASASGTSDYLFTGSRDGTLKRWEYQNGDANFSATFESHVDWVNDAILVGENLVSCSSDTTIKVWNCLSDGACTKTLRQHSDYVICLAAAEKNSNIVASGGLGGEVFIWDLDAALAPVTKSVDAKEDEIPNGNSGPALSTLCNVNSSGNIASTNGKPHGYNPIAAKGHKDSVYALAMNDTGTLLVSGGTEKVVRVWDPRTGSKNMKLRGHTDNIRALLIDSTGRYCLSGSSDSMIRLWDLGQQRCVHSYAVHTDSVWALATTPSFGHVYSGGRDQSVYLTDLSTRESVLLCTNEHPILQLSLQDDTIWVATTDSSVYGWPAEGQTPQKVFQKGGSFLAGNLSFSRARASLEGSAPVPVYKEPSFTIPGVPAIVQHEIMNNRRHVLTKDTVGSVKLWEITRGAVIEDFGKVSFEDKKKELFEMVSIPAWFTMDARLGCLSVHLDTPQCFSAEIYAVDLNVTGAQEDLKINLAHETLRGLLVHWSKRRPKPGPHSLSNGDGSIGKDVSLKSSPHPRSEVDDGAENHANNVLPSFEFSTVSPPSIITESSSGGPWRKRITDLDGTEDDLPWWCVDCAENSRFPKENTKCGFYLHAAEGSPAPNITQGKLSAPRILRVLKVANYVVEKLVLEKPLDGSPDSTFGMGLTSGPSQLTTLDSSSRLGLKSWQKLKPSVEILCNNQQVLSPEMSLATVRTYIWKKPEDLILNYRVVQYR; this is translated from the exons ATGCATCGTGTCGGGAGTGCTGGAAACGCAGCTGGTTCAACTCGACCAAGAAAGGAGAAGCGTTTTACATATGTGCTCAACGATGCTGATAATAAAAAG CATTGTGCTGGGATCAACTGCTTGTCTTACCTGAACGCTTCTGCTTCTGGTACAAGCGATTATCTCTTTACTGGGAGTCGCGATGGTACCTTGAAGAGATGGGAATACCAAAATGGGGACGCAAACTTTTCAGCAACTTTTGAGTCACATGTTGATTGG GTTAATGATGCCATTCTCGTTGGCGAAAATCTTGTTTCATGTTCCTCAGACACCACTATAAAG GTGTGGAATTGCTTATCAGATGGTGCTTGTACCAAGACCCTCCGCCAGCATTCTGATTATGTGATCTGTCTTGCTGCAGCTGAAAAGAAT AGCAATATCGTAGCCTCTGGTGGCCTTGGTGGTGAGGTCTTCATATGGGATCTTGATGCTGCTCTTGCTCCTGTAACCAAATCTGTAGATGCAAAAGAGGACGAGATTCCTAATGGAAATTCTGGACCTGCTTTGTCAACCTTGTGCAATGTAAATTCTAGTGGCAACATTGCTTCCACCAACGGGAAACCACATGGGTACAATCCAATTGCTGCCAAAGGTCACAAGGATTCAGTTTATGCACTTGCTATGAATGATACAGGAACCTTGCTTGTCTCTGGTGGTACTGAAAAG GTTGTTCGTGTTTGGGATCCTAGGACAGGTTCAAAAAACATGAAATTGAGAGGGCACACTGACAATATCAGGGCTTTGCTTATTGATTCCACGGGAAG GTATTGTCTATCAGGCTCATCTGATTCAATGATAAG ACTATGGGATCTAGGACAGCAACGCTGTGTGCATTCTTATGCTGTTCATACTGATTCAGTTTGGGCGCTTGCAACCACCCCTTCATTTGGTCATGTTTATAGCGGTGGCAGAGATCAGTCT GTATACTTGACAGATCTGTCCACACGAGAGAGTGTGTTACTGTGCACAAATGAACACCCAATCCTACAGTTGTCCTTGCAAGATGATACAATATGGGTTGCAACAACTGATTCTTCTGTTTATGGATGGCCAGCTGAAGGGCAGACACCACAAAAAGTTTTTCAAAAGGGTGGCTCGTTCTTAGCTGGGAATTTGTCATTCTCAAGGGCAAGAGCTTCTTTAGAAGGATCAGCACCT GTACCTGTATACAAAGAGCCATCTTTCACTATTCCTGGAGTTCCAGCAATAGTTCAACatgagatcatgaataatagaagGCATGTCCTGACAAAG GATACTGTTGGTTCGGTCAAATTATGGGAGATTACTCGAGGAGCTGTTATTGAAGACTTTGGCAAG GTTTCTTTTGAGGATAAAAAAAAGGAGTTATTTGAGATG GTTAGCATACCTGCGTGGTTTACCATGGACGCTCGATTGGGATGTTTGTCTGTCCACCTGGATACTCCACAATGCTTTTCTGCAGAAATATATGCAGTTGACTTGAATGTTACTGGAGCACAGGAAGATCTTAAG ATTAATTTGGCTCACGAGACTCTTCGTGGTTTGTTAGTTCACTGGAGTAAACGAAGGCCGAAACCTGGCCCACATAGCTTGTCAAATGGTGACGGTTCAATAGGGAAAGATGTATCATTGAAAAGTTCACCCCATCCAAGATCTGAGGTGGATGATGGAGCCGAGAACCATGCAAACAATGTGCTTCCTTCGTTTGAGTTCTCGACGGTTTCACCTCCATCAATTATCACAGAAAGTTCTAGTGGAGGACCTTGGAGAAAGAGAATTACTGATTTGGATGGAACTGAGGACGATCTCCCGTGGTGGTGTGTGGACTGTGCCGAGAACAGTCGGTTTCCAAAAGAGAATACAAA GTGTGGCTTTTATTTGCATGCGGCTGAAGGCTCGCCTGCACCAAACATTACACAAGGGAAACTCAGTGCTCCACGGATACTGCGGGTTCTCAAA GTTGCTAACTATGTGGTTGAGAAGCTCGTCCTCGAGAAACCGTTGGATGGAAGTCCTGACAGCACATTTGGCATGGGTTTGACCTCTGGTCCATCACAACTAACGACCCTAGATAGTTCTTCAAGGCTTGGACTAAAGTCATGGCAAAAACTAAAACCTTCTGTTGAGATATTGTGCAACAACCAG CAGGTCCTGTCGCCTGAGATGAGTTTAGCGACGGTGAGAACATATATTTGGAAGAAGCCAGAGGATCTGATTCTTAATTACAGAGTGGTGCAATATAGATAA